A part of Cannabis sativa cultivar Pink pepper isolate KNU-18-1 chromosome 6, ASM2916894v1, whole genome shotgun sequence genomic DNA contains:
- the LOC133039052 gene encoding uncharacterized protein LOC133039052 — protein MNSNHQMFFIPWNIGMHWTLVVVAPKKIIHLNPLKGRPIPEEIEQMIGRAFMYIGDAHQYLGPWQGIAQANCPRQPKSQECGFYVLKYMTDIVARANPNRYIEDQKAFGGKKQYDPKTEILPLQRKWIEQLMAVIHGDD, from the exons atgaacagcaaccaccaaatgttctttattccttggaatatcgg gatgcattggacgctagtggtggttgcgccaaagaaaattatccatttaaaccctctaaaaggccgcccaattcccgaagaaatagaacaaatgatcggaag ggcattcatgtatataggggacgcacatcagtatcttggcccgtggcaaggaattgcacaagcaaactgtccaagacaacctaaaagccaagaatgcggtttttatgttttgaaatatatgactgacatcgtcgcacgtgccaaccccaaccgttacatagaagatcaaaaagct tttgggggtaagaagcaatacgatccaaaaacagaaattttaccactacagcgaaagtggatcgaacaattgatggcggtgattcacggtgacgattga
- the LOC115724923 gene encoding WAT1-related protein At4g30420-like, with product MGGFDEYKPAMAMFGLQFSYAGVALSTRAALLQGMSPSVFVFYRQAIATLVIAPFAYFTSILFQLILIYFNNHIYLVKFCYTSFFYFIFLNSVAINQNIYFQGLLLSSSSMASAMANLVPAITFLIASIFGLEKVNIRSLRSLAKILGTIVCVSGAMSMALVKGPKLLNLPNNNDFVLESNMSSSSNDHDDWILGCIFLFGAYCCWSTWLILQYNTNFCQHKNVLAKVTFLVVD from the exons ATGGGAGGGTTTGATGAGTACAAGCCAGCAATGGCTATGTTTGGCTTACAATTTTCTTATGCAGGAGTTGCTCTGTCTACTAGAGCTGCTTTACTACAAGGAATGAGTCCAAGTGTCTTTGTCTTTTATAGACAAGCCATAGCTACTTTGGTCATTGCACCATTTGCTTATTTCACAAG catattatttcaattaattcttatatattttaataatcatatttatttagttaaattttgttacacttcatttttttattttatttttttgaacagTGTAGCAATCAACcagaatatttattttcaaggtCTATTATTGTCCTCTTCATCAATGGCAAGTGCTATGGCAAATCTTGTTCCAGCAATCACATTTCTAATTGCATCCATTTTTGG ATTAGAGAAGGTAAACATAAGGAGCTTGAGAAGCTTAGCCAAGATATTAGGAACTATAGTATGTGTGAGTGGTGCCATGTCCATGGCATTGGTCAAAGGCCCAAAGCTCCTAAATTTACCCAATAATAATGATTTTGTATTGGAATCCAACATGAGCAGTAGTAGTAATGATCATGATGATTGGATATTGGGTTGTATATTTCTTTTTGGAGCCTATTGTTGCTGGTCCACTTGGTTGATTCtccag TACAATACCAACTTTTGTcagcacaaaaatgtgctggcaaaagtgacatttcttgtagtggacTAA
- the LOC133039051 gene encoding WAT1-related protein At4g30420-like has protein sequence MCFMGTIQSAIIAFFLEKDYSHSWKFTTALEFGSCFFSGVFGSGVSFFVQAWVISQRGPLFSAIFNPLCTIIVTILAAIFLHEKIYTGGLVGAIGVIIGLYILLWGKAKDIKNVIKEEIHDPNLHKNTVHEQRKQHNIDDDYMEKGSHQVDLEEPLLSDHANQSFLR, from the exons ATGTGTTTCATGGGAACAATACAATCAGCAATAATTGCATTCTTTTTAGAGAAAGATTATTCACACTCTTGGAAGTTCACTACTGCTTTGGAATTTGGCTCTTGTTTTTTCTCA GGAGTATTTGGATCTGGGGTCTCATTCTTTGTTCAAGCATGGGTCATATCTCAAAGGGGTCCACTCTTCTCTGCTATATTCAATCCTTTATGTACTATTATAGTCACCATTTTGGCTGCTATATTTCTACATGAGAAGATTTATACTGGAGg ATTGGTTGGCGCAATTGGTGTAATAATtggtttatatattttgttatgggGTAAAGCCAAGGACATAAAGAATGTTATTAAAGAAGAAATTCATGATCCCAATCTACACAAAAATACTGTTCATGAACAGAGGAAACAACATAATATTGATGATGACTATATGGAGAAGGGAAGTCACCAAGTTGATTTGGAAGAACCCCTTTTATCTGACCATGCCAACCAATCATTTCTTAGATGA
- the LOC133039118 gene encoding uncharacterized protein LOC133039118 → MASTIFRRRKNYIQCIKSSEDDSWIRDQQDIADCFLDSFRELFKKHPIYLSPLMNGVFNKQIDGHDNALLNAIPGIEEEDNPAYTKDYRPITLCNVAYKVISKIIASRLREVIQKIISPNQAAFVKGRCITEKTMIAREIVHPFNNKKGKRGFMMIKLDLEKAYDKMDWDFIMVVLAQLGFSHPFTDWRRGKIQSICNFLVMSKMPLNATYLGLPLFRSPKRTKDFKPLVDKVLKRVQSWNAKLLSSMGRACLINFVGSTLSNYIASSDFIPIATTNKIDKTLRDFW, encoded by the exons ATGGCCTCCACTATCTTTAGAAGACGGAAGAACTATATTCAATGTATCAAGAGCTCGGAGGATGATAGCTGGATCCGCGACCAACAAGATATTGCTGACTGTTTTTTGGATAGCTTCAGGGAGCTGTTCAAGAAACATCCCATCTACTTATCTCCTCTCATGAACGGTGTATTCAACAAACAGATTGATGGTCACGATAATGCACTACTCAATGCCATACCTGGTATAGAGGAA GAAGACAACCCGGCCTACACCAAGGACTATCGCCCCATTACGCTTTGCAATGTCGCTTATAAGGTGATTTCTAAGATAATTGCTTCAAGACTTCGGGAAGTTATTCAAAAAATCATCTCTCCCAATCAAGCTGCTTTTGTCAAAGGAAGATGCATAACGGAAAAAACCATGATTGCACGGGAAATTGTCCACCCCTTCAACAATAAGAAAGGAAAGAGAGGATTCATGATGATCAAGCTTGATCTTGAGAAGGCTTACGACAAAATGGATTGGGATTTTATTATGGTTGTCCTTGCCCAACTTGGATTCTCGCATCCCTTTACTGACTGG AGGCGTGGGAAAATCCAATCCATTTGCAACTTCTTGGTGATGAGCAAGATGCCCCTCAATGCCACTTACTTGGGTTTACCTCTGTTCAGGTCACCTAAGAGAACGAAGGACTTCAAACCCCTTGTGGATAAAGTGTTAAAGCGTGTCCAAAGCTGGAATGCTAAACTCCTATCTAGCATGGGAAGAGCTTGTCTCATCAATTTTGTGGGATCCACTTTATCAAACTACATCGCATCCTCCGACTTCATACCCATCGCCACGACTAACAAGATTGATAAGACTCTTAGAGACTTTTGGTAG